Below is a window of Solanum stenotomum isolate F172 chromosome 7, ASM1918654v1, whole genome shotgun sequence DNA.
aaaagGTTAATTAAATAGCTTAATCAGTTAGATCAAATGACCTTCCCCTAAAATAACTTCCTCTAGCCGTTCGAGGAAGTAAAAACAAAAGCCTATGTAGCGGATTTCACGCTTGGGCTTATTTGGTACGAAGGATAATCTCgaagttaattttaaaatgaatttattatatttcatattttgattgagataaattcatgaaataacCTATTATGTGATTATAAAGACGAGATTTATACAGGACGTTtcctaaaaaatattatctttatataCATCCTACCCTTGTTCGTAACCCATCACAATTTTTGAATCGACACAACtaataagaaaacaattattgacatagtgagttatcattttacctctattaattatgaagtggatgaattaaaaacttaaggttttcaagaagtcctatatttttcaaagtaattaattgagggtataataggtaaaaaaaattgtcctttttgatttgtcaaaatgaacaagtaattaggaacaactaaaaaagaaaaagtggacaaataattagggacagagggagtaaacAATTGATGTTTTTGTTACTACTCTCactatccctaattacttgtcaattttgaaTTGGAACCCTATTaaaaaacaatgattgacatagttAGTTTACttttttacccctattaattataaaatgggtgaattaaacttttattttttaaaaagtggtACATGttacaaagtaattaattgaggatataatagataaaaataaattgtcttttcttaatttgtcaaaatggataagtaattatgaacaacttaaaaagaaaaagtagacaattaattaaaaactgAGGGAGTATCTAACTCTTACCTAACAAATTCAATTATTACTTTATATCAAGAATTTAATTAGAAGTAAACAAGTAAACAACAGGGCCGGCCCTTGCCTATAAAATTTTAGGCATTGGCCTtagtgtcacggacttagagtcttactaaagctccgtgcggcacttgacaacttactcacgaatctttcacgatcttgtaagctcaagtaagccctttaagactagatcgctaagagaatgaaaatgaagacttagagaatttggaagaaggctttgtaTTAACTTGGAGAATACTTTACACTTGGTTGCTTGCTTGCTTTCAACTTTCTTGGTTGGATTCTTGGTTGGATGCCTTGCAAATGAATGGCACCACCTATTTATACTAACTCCTAGGGACTAaagtacaattttaaattactttctaAGTCCCTAAACTtatttacactttggtccctccctagaatcttctactaattctaggaaattctaaatctttccaagaaaatatctagtccatcttctagaattctctacacatgctagagaattctaaggcaTTCTTGGAAACTATCTAGGACCTTCCATTGCCTTCTAAGTTATTCTAGGgaattctctagccttcttgaataatctaGAGGGTTCTAGAGTTTTccggaaacctctccacaactctagactCTTCCGCCCCTATTCGGACGCCAAATTTAACTGTGATGTGGCGGGACGTGACattaggcccccaatttttgggggcctcaaatttttataaataaaaatttatgtatcttaaccccattcaaatagaagaaacTAAGAAAACATTGTTttggatttttatattttcttcgttaacactcacattatttatcctttgtaactctttttgcactctatttcttcaaatctttgataGTTAGAGTAATATactctcaaaaatatgaatcaatagtcGAAAAATGTTGAACAGAGTgcattacaaattcttttttttaatttatctgttaattttcatattaaagtaggtataccaagttatcaactttttgaatcaaattctatgattctaactcttatctttaaagtttatcaacttattacttataaaattgtgttaataattcatataataattgtctcaataaaaggatgtttttcaatgttgaattgataaaatcttacttaaaactaataattaaaaaaaaatgtttgaaaaatcatttatataaaagatattaagTAGTAATTTACATatagaaatttagaaaaataaatagatatagataaaatttatatagatttaagGCCTCTAATAAAAATTTGGCTTTAGACCACAAATtatgttgagccgcccctggtaaacaaccatccaaacaaagttTGTTAATGATTTCTACATGGAAAGTAACATAGACAACCCTTGTTCCATTTTCTGACACGAAATATTTTCCAACAAAAtgcatcttttttttattatgaaacaTAAATATAATTCTTTGTACCTTTGACGAGACCATGCATGTGACCGACCAcaaataataaacaacaaaaataccATAATCAAATTCTTATTATATACGTGTACGTCTTAGATTACATTCACCTGTGACCAAATCATTTCAAAACAAGAACAGAAATAATGCTCACATTTCAGCGTTTTACGCACTAATAAATTAACCCTTCCCAAATCCCGCCACGTACTCCCTAAGATATTTCGAGCAACTAAAAAAAGATACTTTTATTACAACACGTGGCAATGTTTTCTCACTATCTTCCAAACGCATACGTTGTCTTTAGATTCTTTAACACACCAAATCATATCCCCTCATGGTTGTGTCTACCAATAAGAGAATTCCACATacccaaattcaaaaaaatatattattggaTGAAGTAGTTATCGTTTATCTATAACTTGTGTTACACGTGTTCGATTCTAGagttttgattttatatataggGGGCCAAAAATATGTTTTCGATTACTATAACAAAATGAGTCAAAGTGAGAGTCAGAGACGAAGGTGGAATTCGAATAGAGTAGCTGAGTCTGACGACTCAGCTATTCATAACGAGACGATTCTCCGTTTGGTTTTCGATTCTATGAAGTGGGATGTTCATTCCTTATGTCAAACGGCGTCGGTTGATCGAAATCTACGAGCATTAGCGAAGAGGCTATTGTGGAAGGAGATGTGTATTTATCGCGCACCGCGCATGATAGCGTCGTTAATGGACGGTGCGCCGAATGGTCGGATCGGAGGGGAATGGGAAGCTATGGCGAAATTGTTGTTTTACTGTTGCGGGTGTAATCCGACCCGACATTTCCGAATGGGTCAATCATATCCGGGTCATTTCATGAAATCGTCTCGGTTTTCAAAGACGTCGGGTCGGAGTTTTTTAGTGAGGAGATGTAGGAGTGATTTGTTGTACGTTAGTGATCCGTGTGAGCATGAAATTAGGGATAGAGGTGATGATTTAGGGATTTTCAGAGGGGTATTTGGGGGATTTATGAGATCGAGGACGAGGGCGTGTTTGATTACGAGAGAATTGGAGGTTGAAGATGGAGTGAGGTGTCCATTTTGCGGTGGTAGGGTTTGGAGCATGACGGCAGCTAGGCTTGTACCGAAGAGCGCGGCGCGGAGATTGGGTACGATGGAAAACGGGTTGGAGTATTTTGTGTGTGTTAATGGGCATTTACATGGAAGTTGTTGGCTTGTGCACTTGTCGTCAGAAGAAGATggaaatgatgatgatgatgaagatgatcgCGAGGATGACAGAAATCAGATTGGCAGTAATGGATAGGAGGGCCCCACATAATGGCGATCCTTTGGGGCAAATCCAATCCAGTGTCCCTGAAGATGAGAGTCAGGGGCAGGACAGAGGGATATGGATTTAACTGATGTTtgatttgttttgaaaattttgaataagAGTTTCTGaaagttcttttttttgtagaaaCATTTCTCAACAAACCAAACACCAACAGAAGAACAGCTGATTGTACCAAAGAGTAAATAATTGGACACCTGATTGAatgaatagatttttttttctttttagttgtacTCCcaattcacttttacttgtttattactatcaaaaaataatagtattttttCTATGGTTTTAGAGCTTGTTTGGCGTTATTGTCGGAAGACCAGAAAcacttatttgagaaaaaaaaaataagtgtttgacaaattaCTAAATGTGTTTTTAAATGGAAGTAGAAGCAATTTTTCTGTTGTTGGGACTATTATTGggaagaagcaaaaaaaaaattcacttttttaaaaattagcagaagcagaaacaaaaaagtatttttctcaagacTAAAATATTCTTTTCATATATACAAATTGAACAATATATTTCTTATGAATTAAGTAGCATATTTCATAAGTTTGGTTAAATTtgatttaagaattttatttttttgttttatataataaattttatatatcattttatgtttatatattatatattattttatgtataattaaagatttcagcctcttaaaaaaatatataacattgattgaaaatttaaacatgaacattttaatttaattaaaatatttttttaataatagatatttaaaattgtttctctctataaaataattttaatatttgaaatatattagTAGTTgtctttttttgtaatttaactCTCagaaacactttttaaaaaagattagtcaaacaatttgcttatgaaaaatattttttcaaataaattagcCAAACCtaaattgttttttcaaaagcacttttttaaaaaatcattttaaaaaaacttattgctattaaacttatttttaatagcAATGTCAAACAAGCTCTAAATctttaacattaattaatacgTATtcgttaaattattttatacataatactTCTAAAATCAATAAACACGGAGAATACCTTTTAGAGTAATAAATGAACTATGTTTATTTGAGTAATAAATGGAATTGACCTCTGAATTAGTGTCATATCCCTGAATTAGCAATTACTCttattttgcttttttttagttttatatctaattacttctccattttgacaaatcaagaaatgacggatttctcaattaattattttgaaaaaggtagaaaattaaaaatcttaAGTTCTTAATttatccacttcataattaataggggtaaaatggtaaattcaatatatcaataattattttcttaataggtgtgtcatttcaaaagtggacaagtaattagggacagagaaaGTAAAATCGAGATTTTCATCTCACGTGGAGTTtggtataaaaatatataattctaAGATTGCAAATTCCAAAATTGATAAGAGGGAGTTGTTTGAAGAATTGAATGACAAGCATTCTTTACTTTCAATGGTAAGATTGTGAGCTCGAGTCAATAAGGAAGCAAAATGATGGGAAAATAGGTGAAAGCTCCTAGAAAGGagtaaaaaaacaaacaaacaaacaaaaattaaaatgtttatcAACTAtgagataaaatattattttatcctgaatttattatctcttatgttaTATGAGACAAAGTATCAACCGGTCAAGATCTTGCATGTTCAAAAGAGGaaaaatgagaattttgaaATGATTGTATAATCATTAGGAGATATATGATTAGAAATGATCAAAGATATTCAGAATTAGATGGGAATGATCCCTAGgtggaagatgaagaagaagaaaaattaattatttaaaaacgTCAAGAGGAATGCACAAATACCCCAATAAGAAAGTGCGAGATATTGAGAAATGTAGAGTAAACCGAAGAAATGACATAGACAAACTACAATCAATAACATGATTTTTCATCCATTTGTTTAAATTCAGTTTTTACAACGTCAAAAAGAATGATTGGTGGACGTAGACAAACTACAATCAATAACAATTGGTCTCTAACAATTGTGAGTTATATTTAACTAGTAAATTTGACTGCGCttctcattttaattaattcattattaatttaaaaattgatttactACTTTagtttattataaattataatgctGTTCGTTTTGAAAATTGtttaaatgttatatatatattgttattttttaacatGTCAGCTTTCATATAAAGTGTGATTTGCTGCAATATTAAAATTCTATTTggaaggagaaagaaaaaaactattagGTAAATAGATGagtcaaatatattaaaatagttaTAATTTGTGAATGATAGTGATTTATTCAGcaaatttcatatgttaaactttttaaaaattcttaatGCGCTTTTCAAGTTTGTTATAATTCTCTCTCAGATAGCAAAGttacaatataatacaaaaaGACTATAGAGATGAATatgaatctttaaaataaaataattaagaaatataaataaaaagattaataaaaTTGCCGGGCAAAGAAAAGTTTCACATCACTCTTCTTTGGCctaattttaattatgtataaattgttTTTAGATAAAAGAGATACCTATATTTTCTAAGGATGTCATTTATTTCGGAAACATGTATAAAATAATCCAAAAttcaatatgaaattaatataattattcctAAAATTCTAATAGAAAATTTAacctagaaaataaaattattgtatttcAATTCACATTATAACTACGTACTAACTTGCAAcaaactaatttaaaaaaatcacaaaatttgaTTTATAGCTAATATTAAAGTATTCTTCAAGTCTTATTTCAATTACACTATAACTACATACAAATCgcaacaatttaaatttaaaaagagtAACAAATTTTGATACATAGCTAATAATAATGTATCCTTCAAGCTAGTAAGAATTATCAAAATTCAATAAGAAGTCAATACAATTATTTCGAgaatttataataaaacatttatcccataaaaaataaaattattacatttacATCTACATTATAACTATGTACAAACTTGcaacaaataattaaagaaataaatttgatatatcGGTAACAATAACTATATTTCAAGCTTGAATTGTACATATACTTCtcactaggggtgttcacggtttggataaaacccgatccaaaccgaaaaaccaaaccaaaccgataaaataaaaaaccgattttatttgggtttggtttggtttggttttagatttttgaaaatcgatagtatttgatttggttatgattttattcaaaaaaaaaacgaagaaataaccgaaccaaatcgatgaattatatacatatattttattaatatacatacttaatagattgtttttataaacaattttaaagatcttatacatattttcattaaaatttctttataatttacttattgaaaacaaatttgcctaagatgaaacatttatcttattgatttcatgtatgagtgtctatgacaattcatgtgagactgaaaatgttattgtctcttccttctaggctaatatagtgaatttaaagctttattgatagtaaatttagtgatcgaaagttcagtaataatctaagtcattctaactatttttcgttttgaatggattgttgtcacttttttcacattttgaatgaattgtttcttttatttttgtgtatggttaataaccgaataaccgaaccaaaccaaaccaaaaccgataaccaccaaaccgataaatgtatattatatttggtttcttttgttttgataatttaaaaaccgattaagttggtttgattttgattttaaccaataaccgatccaagccaacccgtgaacacccctacttcTCACAAGTAAGGCTATACGCCATTCTTCTTTGTTTCCTAATAACAAAATTTTTGCACAAgaatctctctctctatatatataaaggagaaacatagagaaGATGATGTAGCACCTCTCTATGACCTCCATTCATATTtgtctttttcacttttttttaccattttttcttcattatttaagtattttatttttaatatctcaaaaaatcTTCACATTCAATTACTCAACTTTTCACCTActactataatatatatttaatatctttaataaaatataaaataactaccAATAACTCACACCTCTTCAACTTATAATCTTAATAGTATTCataactcctttttttttttaatcttcataacccccaaaattaaatttattacttTATGACACCTTATGGTATTCCTCCTCtttttctatataaattcatattttgtaaCAAGAAAAATTTCATTCAAAGTTATTCTTTCACTCTCCATCACCATATCATACATTAGGGAGGGTGAGGAAGAAATGCTAATCATCACATCATATGGTTGCTTTCAACAAAGTCGTAAAGAATCTATCGGTAAAAatacttcttttaattttttaaattatattttttactttaataatttatgtgatgctatttattttatttagtcaatttaactaatctttgaaactaaattgaataaattcaattcaaataaaatcatGGAGTAACTACCAATTTCATAATATACTATTTGTGCTTGTAGGgtgaagaagaaagttgaggaagatacaAAAGTAGAGAAAATTTAATTGTGACTTTTAGAAGAATATAATGTAGAGTCttacaataaaattattattatagcaatttgatctttttagtttttctttcctATTCTCTATATTTCATTTATGTACTTTATTGAAGAACTTAAAAtataaagatttatttttctttttcttttatatgacTATAGTtgtacatacataattcattagGTTAAATTATGGTTAGttcttctaaatt
It encodes the following:
- the LOC125871123 gene encoding EID1-like F-box protein 3, which encodes MSQSESQRRRWNSNRVAESDDSAIHNETILRLVFDSMKWDVHSLCQTASVDRNLRALAKRLLWKEMCIYRAPRMIASLMDGAPNGRIGGEWEAMAKLLFYCCGCNPTRHFRMGQSYPGHFMKSSRFSKTSGRSFLVRRCRSDLLYVSDPCEHEIRDRGDDLGIFRGVFGGFMRSRTRACLITRELEVEDGVRCPFCGGRVWSMTAARLVPKSAARRLGTMENGLEYFVCVNGHLHGSCWLVHLSSEEDGNDDDDEDDREDDRNQIGSNG